A stretch of Nyctibius grandis isolate bNycGra1 chromosome 24, bNycGra1.pri, whole genome shotgun sequence DNA encodes these proteins:
- the NR0B2 gene encoding nuclear receptor subfamily 0 group B member 2, whose product MTTRGTDVDCERCQCHGEDKRTAILYTLLSQNLHHSRGGRSPAHRRCLCHQRRTVCLRTPHVTCQAASNVLVKTVSFMKNLPSFHLLPREDQLLLLDSCWVPLFLLGLVQEMVTFEVMETPAPSMLKKILLDGQSKRQEPERTQPTLAAVQRLQCCLNTFWSLDLSPKEYAYLKGAILFNPDVPGLRASLYIASLQREAQRALQEVLQPLHPEDQGRFARILLIASTLKSISPTLITDLFFRPVIGNADIVELIAEMLYEITGRQLAPAARVAC is encoded by the exons ATGACCACCCGCGGCACGGACGTGGACTGCGAGAGGTGCCAGTGCCACGGTGAAGACAAGCGCACCGCCATCCTCTACACCCTCCTCAGCCAGAACCTCCACCACAGCCGGGGCGGCCGCAGCCCGGCCCACCGCCGCTGCCTCTGCCACCAGCGCCGCACCGTCTGCCTGCGCACACCCCACGTCACCTGCCAGGCGGCCTCCAACGTGCTGGTCAAAACCGTCAGCTTCATGAAAAACCTCCCTTCTTTCCACCTGCTGCCGCGAGAGGATCAACTCCTGCTGCTGGACAGCTGCTGGGTTCCCCTGTTCCTCCTGGGGCTGGTCCAGGAGATGGTGACCTTCGAGGTGATGGAGACCCCAGCCCCCAGCATGCTCAAGAAGATCCTCCTCGATGGCCAAAGCAAACGGCAGGAGCCCGAGCGGACGCAGCCCACGCTGGCCGCCGTGCAGCGGCTGCAGTGCTGCCTGAACACCTTTTGGAGCCTGGACCTGAGCCCCAAGGAATACGCTTACCTGAAGGGAGCCATTCTCTTCAATCCCG ATGTCCCTGGGCTGAGAGCCTCCCTCTACATTGCGAGCCTCCAGCGGGAAGCCCAGAGAGCCCTTCAGGAGGtcctgcagcccctgcaccccGAGGACCAGGGCCGCTTTGCCCGCATTTTGCTGATCGCCTCCACCTTGAAATCCATCTCCCCCACCCTCATCACGGATCTCTTCTTCCGACCCGTCATCGGCAACGCCGACATCGTCGAGCTCATCGCCGAAATGCTGTATGAAATCACCGGCAGGCAGCTGGCCCCCGCGGCACGCGTGGCGTGCTGA